From a region of the Paralichthys olivaceus isolate ysfri-2021 chromosome 4, ASM2471397v2, whole genome shotgun sequence genome:
- the LOC109637015 gene encoding isotocin-neurophysin IT 1-like: MTGAAVSVCLLFLVSLCSACYISNCPIGGKRSIMDAPLRKCMSCGPGDRGRCFGPSICCGEGLGCLLGSPETAHCVEENYLLTPCQAGGRPCGSEGGHCAASGLCCDTESCATDQSCLIEEDGDDQTGQLEGSDPGDIILRLLHLVGHTSPHQTHQ, translated from the exons ATGACTGGAGCTGCTGTATCCGTGTGCCTACTTTTTCTTGTGTCTCTATGTTCAGCGTGTTACATCTCAAACTGTCCCATCGGCGGGAAGAGGTCCATTATGGATGCACCACTACGCAAG TGCATGTCCTGTGGCCCTGGAGACAGGGGCCGCTGCTTCGGCCCCAGTATCTGCTGCGGGGAGGGTCTGGGCTGCCTGCTGGGCTCCCCAGAGACAGCTCACTGTGTGGAGGAGAACTACCTGCTCACCCCCTGCCAGGCAGGAGGGAGACCCTGTGGATCTGAGGGAGGACACTGTGCGGCATCAGGACTCTGCTGTGATACAG AGAGTTGCGCCACAGACCAATCGTGCCTCATCGAGGAGGACGGAGATGACCAAACTGGCCAATTGGAAGGGAGCGACCCCGGTGACATTATCTTAAGGCTCCTGCATCTGGTCGGTCACACTTCTCC
- the znf366 gene encoding zinc finger protein 366 yields the protein MEADRVNLSPRRSPPLRDELRPAPQHSFYLSPPPLYIKPPKFSLPRYPRLSPTTDTYSMFSSPAFFPLLGPGYTPKEGSQKRKRTPFKMDAQGGESPDRGEEEAGESSSKKTVDLSHIPLSLPLHTIPSPAPKPLPGMIELNRLQLHQRSPGMHLPVQVKQEPLSPSPVWPPSPLLLHPPYFPPLHHSLFPYPFFMPSPVMHLSPGAFYPREGLRPGHRARDRASRGGATSAEKLGLDIHVDDSYYVDVGGDQKRWKCRMCDKSYTSKYNLVTHILGHNGIKPHGCHLCGKLFKQLSHLHTHLLTHQGMRPHKCQVCHKAFTQTSHLKRHMMQHSDVKPYSCSVCGRGFAYPSELRAHELKHEKGQENVCVECGLDFPTLAQLKRHLTAHRGPTLYRCAECQKTFQYPSQLQNHMMKHKDIRPYICSECGMEFIQSHHLKQHTLTHKGVKEHKCRICGREFTLLANMKRHVLIHTNIRAYQCHMCFKSFVQKQTLKAHMIVHSDIKPYKCKLCGKEFNRMHNLMGHMHLHSDSKPFKCLYCPSKFTLKGNLTRHMKVKHGVMDRGLDERLFRQRGRFCLTTPMGLLTHFRQEEPFDLSQKSPGLPSLRLAQSDGESVPGSSCQEEEDEESLYRRSQYSPEVDHHEPAGEEQYNPKLEERGQGSPGEKQTYQQSLTHDTGAVGEEKTSSVDPRGDQVQLLQSETSCKSDSEPGDEEAYPHETGYRQTCDSEMEDLHKS from the exons ATGGAAGCAGATAGAGTGAATTTGTCTCCAAGAAGAAGTCCTCCTCTCAGAGATGAACTCAGACCAGCACCCCAGCACAGTTTCTATCTCAGTCCTCCTCCACTCTATATCAAACCCCCCAAATTCTCCCTTCCCAGATACCCCAGGCTCTCACCCACCACTGACACCTACAGCATGTTCAGCTCACCGGCTTTCTTTCCCTTACTTGGCCCTGGTTACACTCCAAAGGAGGGATCCCAGAAACGCAAAAGAACTCCTTTCAAAATGGATGCCCAAGGAGGTGAATCacctgacagaggagaggaggaggcaggagagagcagcagtAAGAAGACAGTAGACCTCTCCCACATCCCcttgtctctccctcttcacACCATTCCTTCCCCAGCTCCAAAACCCCTCCCTGGTATGATCGAGCTCAACAGACTGCAGCTTCATCAGCGATCACCGGGTATGCATCTACCTGTACAGGTGAAACAGGAGCCTCTCAGTCCTTCCCCAGTTTggcctccctcccctctccttctccatccTCCCTACTTCCCACCTCTCCACCACAGCCTCTTCCCATACCCCTTCTTCATGCCCAGCCCTGTAATGCACCTCTCCCCTGGCGCCTTCTACCCCAGAGAGGGCCTCCGACCCGGTCATCGTGCCCGTGACCGAGCTTCTCGAGGCGGGGCAACCAGCGCTGAGAAGCTGGGGTTGGACATTCACGTGGATGACAGTTACTATGTCGATGTCGGAGGTGACCAGAAGCGATGGAAGTGTCGCATGTGTGACAAGTCGTACACCTCCAAGTACAACCTGGTCACGCACATCCTGGGCCACAATGGCATCAAGCCGCACGGATGCCACTTGTGTGGGAAACTTTTCAAGCAGCTGAGTCACCTGCACACTCACCTGCTCACACATCAGGGCATGAGGCCCCACAAGTGCCAGGTGTGCCACAAGGCCTTCACCCAGACGAGCCACCTGAAGAGGCACATGATGCAGCACAGTGACGTGAAGCCATACAG CTGCAGCGTGTGTGGCCGAGGCTTCGCCTACCCCAGTGAGCTCCGTGCCCACGAGCTGAAGCATGAGAAAGGCCAGGAGAacgtgtgtgtggagtgtggtCTGGACTTTCCCACACTGGCTCAGCTGAAGAGGCACCTGACCGCTCACCGCGGACCCACCCTGTACAG GTGTGCAGAGTGCCAGAAGACCTTCCAGTATCCGAGTCAGCTTCAGAACCACAtgatgaaacacaaagacatccGACCATACATCTGCAGCGAGTGTGGGATGGAGTTCATCCAGTCACACCACCTGAAACAGCACACGCTCACTCACAAA GGCGTGAAAGAGCATAAATGTCGCATCTGTGGGCGTGAGTTTACCCTGTTGGCCAACATGAAACGCCATGTCCTCATCCACACCAACATTCGGGCCTACCAGTGCCACATGTGCTTCAAGAGTTTCGTCCAAAAACAGACTCTCAAGGCTCACATGATCGTCCACTCGGACATCAAGCCCTATAAATGCAAG CTTTGTGGAAAGGAGTTCAACAGGATGCATAATCTGATGGGCCACATGCATCTGCACTCAGACAGCAAACCCTTTAAATGCCTCTACTGCCCGAGCAAGTTCACGCTGAAGGGAAACCTCACCAGACACATGAAGGTCAAACATGGCGTCATGGACAGAGGACTGGATGAGAGAC TGTTTAGGCAAAGGGGCCGTTTCTGCCTGACCACTCCGATGGGCCTCCTCACCCACTTCAGACAAGAGGAGCCGTTTGACCTTTCCCAGAAATCGCCAGGCCTGCCCAGCCTCCGTCTCGCCCAGTCTGACGGCGAGAGCGTCCCGGGGAGCTCATgtcaagaggaggaggatgaagagagttTGTACAGAAGGAGCCAGTACAGCCCGGAGGTGGACCATCACGAGCCCGCAGGCGAGGAGCAGTACAACCCtaagctggaggagagaggacagggaTCTCCAGGCGAGAAACAGACGTACCAGCAAAGTTTGACTCATGACACGGGGGCTgtgggagaagaaaaaacatcatctGTAGATCCCAGAGGTGACCAGGTACAACTCCTGCAGTCAGAAACCTCCTGCAAATCCGATTCAGAGCCAGGTGATGAGGAGGCGTACCCCCATGAAACAGGCTACAGGCAGACATGTGACTCAGAGATGGAAGATCTTCACAAGAGTTAG